The Nothobranchius furzeri strain GRZ-AD chromosome 17, NfurGRZ-RIMD1, whole genome shotgun sequence nucleotide sequence ATACCTTCATAAGCTGCTCGTAGACTTTAGCTGCATCTGCTGGACTGAAGTGTCTGGCTAGTATAGTGGACACAGTTTGCCACACTCCTGCCTgtgggctgcagctgctgctgctgctgggaacTCCACTCCAGTCTACCAAAGGACGGGCAATCAGGTGCAACTTAGCATCTGGTCCAATGGAGTAATGACGCAGTTTGTGATCATCTAAAGGAAAGAAatgttataatatatatatattattacagTAGTTGGAAATATCTAAATTAATTTCTCAAGCAACTCTACCTGCGAGCAATCTTCCTTTGTAGAGTAACCGCTGCCGGTTTACAGGTATCTTCAGCTGCTCGAACAAAAGCTCCTTCACTGAAGAGACTTTGTCATTTTCAGAAACCTACAAGATGAACCACACAATGATTTAACGACAGGCCTCTTTATATTTCATGCCACCTTGTCTTCTCTCTCCTTTATCTTGCTGTCTGTTACCCAGATATAGATCTCACAGAATCCAATCTCCAGGGAAGTCTGAAATCCCCAAAATTATCTGCGCCACATGCACAGACTTTTCTTTGTGCAGAAGTCTTTTCTGGGTGCAAGACTTATAATGGGTGTGTGCTACATCATAATTCTAACAGATGCAGATTAAAAAGAAAAGTGATGGATATTGTTTTAGTCTTTTGACAGATAAGATAAGGAGGTGGGCTTTAATAAAAACAACCAATAAATCTGTGTCATATGTCATTTTGAGCCTATTTAACTGTTCTTTTAAACAGTCTTGTGTTCTTACATGTTTTGTTGAAAAGACTGTTCttttagtggttttctcacattTTTCACTCACATctaggagagaaagacaggggcCTTGTTCTCACCAACCAAAAGGGTGCTTATTTAATTGCAAGAAGCCTAAAACATACACATAAACATGACTGTGCTAAACAATTTATATAATAGGTTGATTGGTTTTAAACATACAGGTAATAGGCCTAATTAAAAGTGCAATGTGTAAGAACagagtaagaattttacagtgagaaaatctcaAAAGAGATTAATGTTTCAGTCACTTTGGAAGGGAGGTTATACTGAAACGTATTTCAGatggtcagtttttctcctttcaaaacaaaggaaggaggaatGTAACTGTTAACCATCAGTTAGTGTGGGGTTTCTGTACCTCCTGCAAGCTAATACCGCATCACTGATGACTGTCATTTAATGACGGcacgcaaaaagctccagagttgtttaaagtggttgcagtaaccaaagatTACCACAGGATGCCATTTTTACTTCCCTTCTACATAATGCACATTTAAAAGAGATCTATGTTGGCTCTCATAAACAACACCTAATAAAcaaaactttaaagagcaagtaatcgtgctgtagacacatgaaatcaataatttggcactttactacatcttagttcaaatttaaagagcaagtcaccccaaatcacctttattttttgctgataagctatataaatgaatgtctaatcgtgctgtagacacatgtagttaataaattgttactatagtgcatcttagttaaaatttaaatattctgcctataactgtcagtgttgtgccgccttcaggtaaaaactctgcactgcatttgaatttaaatctgccatcgctattggctaaaaggtacctaatgatgttagctggtacattatgatgtcacaatgccgttgtgagcctgtgtgtgtgtgtgtgtgtgtgtgagagaatacatttgttagtggctccaccgtcTCAGTCAGCcaggcaacatcatttgttgcatttttcaaacaggaagtgggagtggagtaagagtctggtagggggtgacttgggcCATTTCTCAATATGCATACTTGTCCGAACTAGTGTATTCATGTCCTTGAGAAACGTCATCAACGatggcccaaggactgttccaACCCTAAGTATGCATAACGGCAAGTTCGTTCAAAGTTcctggatgtgttcttgctcctccCATTGTATCcaggatgcatcaatgcatcaCTCTGtggacttgggacagcaaagtttcccacaatgcattgcatcATAAACCATTAAACTCTGAAAGTCAGAGGAGAAAGCTAATAACTAATGTTTTATATCAAAAATTTAAATAAGATAGCTAAAATTGTCTGCTATTGTAAAGAATCATGTGTAAACTGTAAAattttctgtgtttgggtcttacCTTTCACGATCCTTCAAAATGCTagttagctaacccactatcaaaataaaagcatggtaggtctgttctgatgaaaaataaactttttcattttttgttatttaagaaacaaactagacttttattttaatgtcgggtcgttttttttaactgtagcaagaagcagcgcttgttgccaggacacaatggagtatggttctgttccaaatgccgccCTCATCTTCCCATACTTGGTAGAACAGACTTTAtggtgtccttgccaagaacacacttgtctagtacacaagaacgtactagcgTCCTTGAGAATTGTGAAACGgcacaggggtctcatttataaaacattgcgtagaatccttactaagaccgtacttaagctcagcaaaaaaaaaaaaaaaagtacttacgtacATTACGTAGGTTTgtaacctataaaacatggagtacgcacagcttcacgcaatctccgcCTTATAAATCAGAGACCAACTAGAAAGGTTCACAGCTGTTTCTGAGTCACATCTTGCCCTTAACACGCCCACTTTTTGCCATGAATGGTCAATGCAAATTGCCTTGTGGATCTcctgcatatacataagctggctcgTTGCAGCAGTCCACCATTAAGATCATGACTGCAGATCCTGGAggtgctatttcacaagcagaaattgaggtacttccaGGTGATGTCAAAAAATGAAAgggagtgcttttgcaaaacaattagaaaatccacagcgttgctgaagccgtcaatgctgtgagttcttcagagggatctgtggcggatataaataaATGGTCCGatagggattcgatccccagactcccaggtaaaGGTCatacacgctaaccagtcagccaaacggagatctctcttggccaagtagccagggcgtatgatcaatcgggtcacagtgacaggacgctcacactgtcacagacgcatgacattctgatcaaagcctactggttgtgcagcgcaccaggcttaagaccaaaggtgacagatcatttgctgctgtggcccccagactctggaactctctccccctgagcctgagatcagtggactcctttgaaaagcagctgaaaactcacttgttcaaagtggcttttgtttgaccttcaccactctctttattctgctctccccacctattccaccttcctcaggatccactgatttccctctttcctattcactccctctctctttcttaacatttttttaatcacaattgtctattttttgctcattttaaatatatttttaaacattttctaaattcttttttatatttttacatttttttgtttttgtgaagcgcctcgtgatctttatcttgagaggtgctatagaaatgatattttcttcttcttctttagtcacatcccgccctcaccacacccacttactgccataaatagtcaatgcaaagtgccttgtgaatCTCATGCATattcataagccggctgttgcagcgctccgccaatgacatggcgactgtagatcaaggcagatcaaggaagcacaatttcacagaagcagaaattgaggtactagtgggtgaggtggagaaatgaaaggaaaacaaataagagaaaatccttggagaggcacagcgttgctgaagccgtcaatgttgtgaattcttcagagatctgtggcggatataaaaaaaatgatctgataaggattcgatccccagactcccgggtgaaagtcacacgcgctaaccagtcaaccaaacagagatctcccttgtacaagtagccaAGGTGCATGATAAATcgggtcacagacgcatgacattctgtctcaatctgtccccctgctgatattctgcattccatatcctgcgcttcaggctgtgtgtgtgtgtgtatgcgtgtgtgtgtgtgcgtgtgtgtgtttgtgtgtgtgtgtgtgcgtgcgcgggtgtgtggggggtcttgttctgtgtgaaaacgaagcagtacaagtgataatgctgcagaatttcataatgttatccttctcagcagcagcactgcaggtgctctccatgtccaaaatgtgcgtaagccaggtccttagtcaacttaaagttgcgcacaattttccgcaaagttttctttcatgaattccaaagtttgcgtggaaaattgcttgcgcagttttccaaccccgttgtGCGTGGCCCCTGGACTTTAAATATTCtgactaaaactgtcagtgttgtgccgtcgtccggTAAAACCTCTTCACTACATTTAAATTTAaacctgccactgctattggctaagaggtatgcaatGACGTTAGCTAGTACATTTTGATGTCACAATGCTtttgtgagcctgtttgtgtttatttgttagcggctccgctctctcggtctgccaggcaacagcatttgttgcatttttcaaagatGAAGTGGGAGTAACGTgaatttcttgtagggggtgactaacTCTTTAAAAAGCAAGTTGCAGGTaacatatttttttctaattcatataaaatgctgtccaaacatactctttgaaatgcttattgtggatatttggtttaaaaacagcagttttctagtaaaaagtggcctctctcagcaaagcttctaaaaaggctctttttttctaaatctgaacctctgatgtaaccaaagggagttagaagctaggcgctgcctcagctctgtgtggagagtgggtagttttagggtagagcggtcatgttatccagtcagcgtgtgtgtttactagttttggattgtgttcatgttgataaactatagtttgtgaaggctgtaccaactccagcctttctggacatcgagtccacgggtttccagataagagaaactaCGCCTCTATCTCAcatgcctgagggcgttttgtgcagctgaaaagacgggacttctgtagcccaaATCGGTTGGTACAGAGACAGGGAGGTCTGCGCTGGGCTCTGGAGACCCGTGGCAGGGTTTAAAAAAGTACATTCAGATTTCTGGAactcagatcaccgtcagaaccaggtcagaaccgaccaccagaagagacaggcggctcagcgggccagctgtttttttttttggtccatcataagtataattacaaacatttaaagtttcctctgtgtcagagccgacATTAGGATCTACATTTTTCTctagattaagctaacaggaccccGTCGGCTGACTTGGTTtggcaaagaaataaaaaaaaaactctctcacaaaaatgactctaaaagcctaaataatttatgaatgtgtaaaaaaaagtttaaaacgagttgctattatgtttctctaaacattggtttatttgagtctctaacctgcaatttgctctttaagcaaaAGCATTATTTATTTGTGGTGTTTTAATCCAGCTAAATATACAAACTTATACTCATTACTGCACCAcagttgtgttttttgtacaggaTTAAATAATGTAGAATAATTACTAGCCTGTTATAATTTTTGCTGCATTTTCACACCAGAAAATGGTTAAAAGCAGAGACAGAAGACTGGTTCTTTGTGTGAGTT carries:
- the ubl4a gene encoding ubiquitin-like protein 4A, with translation MIITVKPLSGLECNIQVSENDKVSSVKELLFEQLKIPVNRQRLLYKGRLLADDHKLRHYSIGPDAKLHLIARPLVDWSGVPSSSSSCSPQAGVWQTVSTILARHFSPADAAKVYEQLMKDYERSLRQLSLDDIERLAGRLLHPDGEGVDTSYMD